GTAACCATCCGTGGAAAGATTCTTATGGTGGACAGCCGGGAACTGCGGAGCGGAAAGACGATTATGATCTTCGATATCTCCGACTTTACGGATACGATTACAGTAAAGATGTTTGCAAGAGAAGAGCAGTTAGATGACTTAAAGGCGGCCGTCCAGGCGGGGACGTTTATTAAGATCAAGGGTGTGACGACTATTGACAAGTTTGACGGCGAACTGACCCTGGGCTCTGTGGTGGGTATTAAGAAGTCGGAGGACTTCACGGGCAAGCGGATGGATGGAAGCCTGGAGAAACGGGTGGAGCTCCACTGCCATACGAAGATGAGCGATATGGATGGCGTAACAGAGGTCAAGGATAACGTAAAGCGTG
Above is a window of Anaerotignum faecicola DNA encoding:
- a CDS encoding PHP domain-containing protein yields the protein VTIRGKILMVDSRELRSGKTIMIFDISDFTDTITVKMFAREEQLDDLKAAVQAGTFIKIKGVTTIDKFDGELTLGSVVGIKKSEDFTGKRMDGSLEKRVELHCHTKMSDMDGVTEVKDNVKRAKKWGMPAIAVTDHGCVQSFPDANHALDKGDTFKILYGVEGYLVDDLKLLVDNPKDQTFA